The following proteins come from a genomic window of Leptospira bandrabouensis:
- the gmd gene encoding GDP-mannose 4,6-dehydratase translates to MKKALITGITGQDGSYLAELLLQKGYEVHGIVRRTSLFNRNRIEHLHGNPNLHLHYGDMTDSSNLNRILEKIQPTEIYNLAAQSHVQVSFEVPEYTAEVDAVGTLRILDAIKQTGINSRFYQASTSELYGLVQEVPQTEKTPFYPRSPYAVAKLYAYWAVVNYREAYKLHASNGILFNHESPRRGETFVTRKITLGVAAVKAGKLPHITMGNIDSKRDWGYAPDYVEMMWMMLQKDTPDDYVVATNETHTVREFIEEAYKIAGFEVVWEGKDDKEVGKDKKSGQVLVKIDPKYYRPTEVELLIGNPEKAKRQLGWEPKVKFKELVKIMMEADLKDQGF, encoded by the coding sequence ATGAAAAAAGCACTCATCACCGGAATCACAGGCCAAGACGGGTCCTATCTGGCAGAACTCCTCTTACAAAAAGGATACGAAGTCCACGGAATCGTTCGTAGAACGAGCCTTTTCAATCGCAATCGCATTGAACACCTGCATGGAAACCCGAATCTCCACCTTCATTATGGAGACATGACAGATTCCTCGAACCTAAACCGAATCTTAGAAAAAATCCAACCCACTGAAATCTATAACTTGGCCGCACAATCTCATGTTCAAGTTTCCTTCGAAGTCCCTGAATACACGGCAGAAGTGGATGCGGTGGGAACATTACGAATCTTAGATGCGATTAAACAAACAGGAATCAATTCCCGATTTTACCAAGCATCTACTTCGGAACTTTACGGCCTTGTCCAAGAAGTGCCACAAACTGAAAAAACACCATTTTATCCGCGTTCACCTTATGCTGTGGCTAAACTTTATGCATATTGGGCTGTAGTCAATTATCGTGAAGCGTACAAATTGCACGCATCCAATGGAATTTTATTTAACCACGAATCTCCAAGACGTGGAGAAACCTTTGTGACAAGAAAAATCACACTTGGAGTGGCTGCTGTGAAAGCAGGAAAACTTCCTCATATCACTATGGGTAACATTGATTCCAAACGCGATTGGGGATATGCTCCTGATTACGTAGAAATGATGTGGATGATGTTACAAAAAGACACTCCTGACGATTATGTAGTAGCAACCAATGAAACACATACAGTTCGTGAGTTTATCGAAGAGGCTTATAAAATTGCCGGTTTCGAAGTAGTTTGGGAAGGGAAAGACGATAAAGAAGTTGGTAAGGACAAAAAATCCGGCCAAGTTTTAGTAAAAATTGATCCAAAATACTACAGGCCAACGGAAGTAGAACTCCTTATTGGAAATCCTGAAAAAGCAAAACGTCAGTTAGGTTGGGAGCCAAAAGTGAAATTCAAAGAATTGGTGAAAATCATGATGGAAGCTGATTTAAAGGACCAAGGATTTTAA
- a CDS encoding porin, with the protein MLHKNRIPVQYVFLFLSFFSFPFVVMAEEKTEPKIETGSQQKSSENSPQPPAATAQVTTASENKSNWETGLGKGIRGTSTDGKHNIQLRFRSQVQGNQSFQLDPSQDTTNFLVRRTRLQLKAGLFNDTWLVNLQMGFAERDMESQRRNTLRDANIVYNQYRDVKIAFGQMKVPFSRQRWNSSSALQTVDRSSVTAEFNLDRDVGTYLFSEDLFGSKRMFAYYLGVFGGQGRNRVERQTPGVLTVARFIFSPFGGMSKSGSDNDWLSESDFARYKEPKLSIGVSGAYNKNSDRSLSTHGVEYNFAKFNYSHAAGDIYFKWMGFSFQYEWLWRRANTAYVEKTVNTSLSREYSRSGQGHFVQLGYLFTNQYELSFRFGEFRPLGETDPNLKYSREVGGALSYYFAEHNLKWQTDYFYYTGTPTAAEGDHVVRTQIQVFY; encoded by the coding sequence ATGTTACATAAGAATCGAATTCCAGTCCAATATGTATTTCTCTTTTTGAGTTTCTTTTCCTTTCCTTTTGTCGTTATGGCAGAAGAAAAAACGGAACCAAAAATAGAAACAGGTTCTCAACAGAAAAGTTCAGAGAATTCCCCGCAACCTCCGGCAGCAACGGCGCAGGTGACAACGGCATCAGAAAACAAATCCAATTGGGAAACAGGACTAGGAAAAGGAATTCGTGGCACATCTACAGACGGCAAACACAATATCCAATTAAGGTTTCGATCACAAGTCCAAGGAAACCAAAGTTTTCAACTAGATCCATCTCAAGATACAACAAACTTTCTTGTTCGCCGTACCAGATTACAACTCAAAGCAGGATTATTCAATGATACATGGCTTGTGAACTTACAAATGGGTTTTGCCGAACGAGATATGGAAAGCCAAAGAAGGAATACATTACGTGATGCGAATATTGTCTACAACCAGTATCGTGATGTAAAAATCGCCTTTGGTCAAATGAAAGTTCCCTTCAGTAGACAACGTTGGAATTCATCCAGTGCCTTACAAACTGTAGATAGATCATCAGTCACCGCAGAATTTAATTTAGATCGTGATGTGGGAACTTATCTTTTTTCGGAAGATCTTTTTGGCAGCAAACGAATGTTTGCTTACTACTTAGGTGTTTTTGGTGGACAAGGGAGAAACCGAGTCGAAAGACAAACTCCCGGTGTGTTGACTGTTGCCAGATTTATTTTTTCTCCTTTTGGTGGAATGTCAAAATCTGGTTCTGATAATGATTGGTTGTCAGAAAGTGATTTTGCCAGATACAAAGAACCAAAATTATCGATTGGTGTTTCTGGGGCTTACAATAAAAATTCCGATAGGTCACTGAGTACCCATGGTGTTGAATATAATTTTGCAAAATTCAATTATAGCCATGCTGCAGGAGATATTTATTTCAAATGGATGGGTTTTTCCTTTCAATATGAGTGGTTGTGGCGAAGAGCAAACACGGCTTATGTGGAAAAAACAGTCAACACGTCACTTTCCAGAGAATATTCCAGAAGTGGACAAGGTCATTTTGTCCAATTGGGCTACCTTTTTACAAATCAATATGAACTCAGTTTTCGATTTGGGGAATTTCGACCTTTAGGAGAAACAGATCCCAATTTGAAATATTCTCGTGAAGTGGGAGGAGCACTTTCCTATTACTTTGCAGAACATAATTTAAAATGGCAAACTGACTATTTTTATTACACAGGAACTCCCACAGCCGCAGAAGGAGACCACGTAGTTCGAACACAAATTCAGGTATTTTACTAA
- a CDS encoding DUF1501 domain-containing protein, with the protein MDRKEFLKKSILSLGLSPVLFSTNPFGSLHAEEEEESIALPSKVKSVIFIEMMGGMSHVDTLDPKPNSAFGKVNSSISGLSVLEPFSLTAKQLHSIGIVRSTWSEEGDHGFAQMLLGTGYRMTEAMGFPDIPHFGAVIAYAKKAKVKSSYFPSYVTIGGRGGKNGNSGFLGIDYSGYHVGNVDEPIQHLNPSYGKFAEDRILRRKDLVSFMNEEFSKTYPTKESKHWKNMLVAAEEFRNSKNIDSFRISLEEEKTRARYGTTWQGKAMLLAKRLAAQEVPFIHISIGGFDTHTGNKAQITKIMKETDMGIAALLEDLNNTGLMKQTLFVLTSEFGRTPDVGSRDGRDHHPKVWSTLLGGGPFAKGFVLGETDETGSKPLNPKESLHVRDLIATIYQAAGVNPEGVLTNSFGRPFLLTTKKAKVYEGLF; encoded by the coding sequence ATGGATCGCAAAGAATTTTTAAAAAAATCAATCCTCAGTTTGGGACTCAGTCCCGTTTTGTTTTCTACAAATCCCTTTGGAAGTTTACATGCGGAAGAAGAAGAGGAATCCATTGCCCTTCCTTCTAAAGTAAAGTCCGTCATCTTTATTGAAATGATGGGAGGGATGAGCCATGTGGATACATTGGATCCTAAACCGAATAGTGCATTTGGAAAAGTAAACTCCAGTATCTCAGGGTTATCTGTATTGGAACCGTTTTCTCTTACCGCCAAACAATTACATTCGATTGGAATCGTTAGGTCTACATGGAGTGAAGAAGGAGATCATGGTTTTGCACAAATGTTATTGGGAACAGGATACCGAATGACAGAAGCGATGGGCTTTCCAGACATTCCTCATTTTGGTGCTGTAATAGCTTATGCTAAAAAAGCAAAAGTCAAATCTTCGTATTTTCCAAGTTATGTGACGATTGGTGGCCGTGGTGGAAAAAATGGGAACTCTGGGTTCCTTGGAATCGATTATTCTGGTTATCATGTTGGAAATGTGGATGAACCCATCCAACACCTAAATCCATCCTATGGAAAATTTGCAGAAGATCGAATTCTTCGAAGAAAAGATTTGGTTTCTTTTATGAATGAGGAGTTTTCTAAAACTTATCCGACAAAAGAATCCAAACATTGGAAAAATATGCTCGTGGCAGCGGAAGAGTTTCGCAATTCCAAAAACATCGATAGTTTTCGCATCAGTTTGGAAGAGGAAAAAACACGGGCACGATACGGAACCACTTGGCAAGGCAAAGCGATGTTACTTGCCAAACGTCTTGCGGCACAGGAAGTTCCTTTCATCCATATTTCCATTGGAGGATTTGACACACATACGGGAAACAAAGCACAAATTACTAAAATTATGAAAGAAACCGACATGGGAATTGCAGCTTTGTTAGAAGATCTTAACAATACTGGTCTCATGAAACAAACGTTATTTGTTCTTACCAGTGAATTTGGAAGAACCCCTGATGTAGGATCAAGAGACGGTCGTGACCACCATCCGAAAGTTTGGTCTACTTTGCTCGGCGGTGGTCCCTTTGCCAAAGGATTTGTGTTAGGGGAAACTGATGAAACAGGTTCCAAACCTCTAAATCCAAAGGAATCGCTTCATGTAAGAGATCTCATTGCCACCATTTACCAAGCAGCAGGAGTCAACCCCGAAGGTGTACTTACCAACTCCTTTGGCCGTCCGTTTTTATTGACCACGAAGAAAGCCAAAGTCTATGAAGGTTTGTTTTAG
- a CDS encoding DUF1553 domain-containing protein — MRLVLNLVLKFRYFLFSFVVLIFSLGYLQSRSKQNAVHPLDSLYLKLSPNVVNAERKITFRRLSLHLRGVIPSVAEWKELEALPSDQSLESFAVNFLKQPEFAEYWGTKFTSMLRDKSKGRKIPTGKFFEYIAGSLHKNKPYDQLVQEMLTSTGNVKDSPATMFYIRDGADPLQTAEYVGRLFYAKRVACARCHDHPYISDFTRRDYYALAAFFSQQFFRDGSWEADRYGKTFSYVPRELEVHLPMEDQKNLQDKNNEWNRDNWNKWTDEQRKDYQKKHEVEYATLFYQPKLGLRFPHTDDAPGGDLVRPKYLDGKEAKLKPGEDRRKAFADWLTSKSNDRFRKVIINRVWTELMGWSFFTPLDDWNEDTVVTGEEILNHLDSYFLANNLKLKELILYIVTSNVYNRSLTKSPNDQDPIRYFSPQRLDSDQLLNSLIRVSDSQKISNIRERNLSWLSGLMDKKPYDLTGTGSIRFPQDNLKEFTNAVEVERPAPYHSILSVFGSGPRVDISDDISELTIEQMLTLMNGRVVGKLVWDFGNKESLVKQEFDQVKSMNLVISNLYFRLLGREPSPLEKEKIKTLMLKPDSVFDKDLLQDILWALINSQEFQHIN, encoded by the coding sequence ATGAGATTGGTACTAAATCTAGTTCTTAAGTTTCGCTATTTCCTTTTTTCTTTTGTCGTTCTGATTTTCTCTCTTGGATACCTTCAGTCACGATCAAAACAGAATGCAGTTCATCCACTGGATAGTTTGTATTTGAAATTATCACCTAATGTAGTTAATGCGGAAAGGAAAATCACCTTTCGAAGACTTTCCCTTCATTTACGAGGAGTGATTCCCAGTGTCGCCGAATGGAAAGAACTAGAAGCTCTACCTTCCGACCAAAGTTTAGAATCATTCGCAGTTAATTTTTTAAAACAACCTGAGTTTGCCGAATACTGGGGGACTAAGTTTACTTCCATGTTGCGGGACAAATCCAAAGGTCGAAAAATTCCTACAGGCAAATTCTTTGAATACATTGCGGGTTCGCTTCATAAAAACAAACCCTATGACCAATTGGTGCAAGAGATGTTAACATCGACTGGCAATGTAAAAGATTCTCCTGCTACCATGTTTTACATCCGTGATGGGGCTGATCCATTACAAACAGCGGAGTATGTGGGAAGGTTATTTTATGCAAAACGAGTGGCTTGTGCCAGATGCCATGACCATCCTTATATTTCGGATTTTACCAGAAGAGATTATTATGCACTTGCTGCTTTTTTTAGCCAACAGTTCTTTCGGGATGGAAGTTGGGAAGCAGATCGTTATGGAAAAACATTCAGTTATGTTCCAAGAGAATTAGAAGTCCATCTTCCTATGGAAGACCAAAAAAATCTCCAAGACAAAAACAATGAATGGAATCGAGACAATTGGAACAAATGGACCGACGAACAACGAAAAGACTATCAAAAGAAACATGAAGTAGAGTATGCCACACTTTTCTACCAACCGAAACTCGGCCTTCGATTTCCTCATACGGATGATGCCCCCGGTGGAGATTTGGTTCGGCCCAAGTATTTGGACGGAAAGGAAGCCAAACTAAAACCTGGTGAAGATCGTAGAAAAGCCTTTGCTGATTGGTTAACCAGTAAGTCCAATGACAGGTTTCGCAAAGTAATCATCAACCGGGTGTGGACCGAACTTATGGGTTGGAGTTTTTTCACACCACTTGATGACTGGAATGAAGACACTGTGGTGACAGGGGAAGAGATCCTAAACCATCTCGATTCTTATTTTTTGGCAAACAACTTAAAACTAAAAGAACTCATTTTATACATTGTCACTTCGAATGTTTACAATCGTTCGCTGACAAAAAGTCCAAACGACCAAGACCCCATTCGGTATTTTTCACCACAAAGATTGGATAGTGACCAACTCCTAAACTCTCTCATTCGAGTCTCTGATTCCCAAAAAATCAGTAACATTCGAGAAAGGAATTTATCTTGGCTCTCTGGCCTTATGGATAAAAAACCTTATGATTTGACAGGTACGGGTTCCATTCGATTTCCCCAAGACAATTTAAAGGAATTCACAAACGCAGTGGAGGTGGAAAGACCTGCACCTTACCATAGCATTTTATCTGTTTTTGGGTCTGGACCAAGAGTGGATATTTCTGATGATATCTCTGAACTTACCATCGAACAAATGTTAACATTGATGAACGGTCGTGTGGTGGGAAAACTGGTTTGGGATTTTGGGAATAAAGAGTCTTTGGTGAAACAAGAGTTTGACCAAGTAAAATCAATGAATTTGGTTATTTCCAATCTTTACTTTCGACTTTTAGGTCGAGAGCCAAGTCCTTTAGAAAAAGAAAAGATAAAAACACTTATGTTAAAACCAGATTCTGTTTTTGACAAAGACTTACTCCAAGACATTCTCTGGGCTCTGATCAATAGCCAAGAGTTCCAACATATCAATTAA
- a CDS encoding zinc ribbon domain-containing protein has product MVAMAEERIYEMLWDCEFCGSKKLLGKTHRHCPNCGATQDPSRRYFPNDADKVAVQDHIYYGVDKVCPFCQTPNGAKATFCGNCGGSLDGAQNVKLRSDHDGITEDSVQKAKEDLAFPNSEYIKPHPKTPKWVLWLLGTIVIGGIGFVCLGVLWTEKVELQITHHEWSRTIAIDQFKPVSESEWCDSMPMGAYSVSRSRQVRSYNSIPDGEDCHTVRSDRGDGTFSESESCTTKYRQEPVYDDHCSYRIDKWAFDRNAVAKGFGTTQEPYWPTPQIRECANTSIGCERLGPKEEKYIVHFTESSGETKGEKHDCDFDMAKWKSLPAKGLYQTEKSVIFNYITCDTIQTLEGNATEE; this is encoded by the coding sequence TTGGTTGCGATGGCAGAAGAAAGAATCTATGAAATGCTTTGGGACTGCGAATTTTGCGGGTCAAAAAAATTACTCGGTAAAACACATAGGCATTGTCCCAATTGTGGAGCCACACAAGACCCAAGTCGTCGATACTTTCCAAACGATGCAGACAAAGTTGCTGTCCAAGACCATATCTATTATGGAGTCGATAAGGTTTGTCCTTTTTGCCAAACTCCGAATGGAGCCAAAGCCACGTTCTGTGGAAACTGTGGAGGTTCCTTAGATGGTGCACAAAATGTCAAACTCAGATCCGATCACGATGGAATCACAGAAGACTCTGTCCAAAAAGCTAAAGAAGATTTAGCCTTCCCCAATTCCGAATACATCAAACCTCATCCCAAAACTCCCAAATGGGTTTTGTGGTTATTGGGAACCATTGTGATTGGTGGGATTGGATTTGTTTGTCTTGGCGTTTTATGGACGGAAAAAGTAGAATTACAAATCACTCACCATGAATGGTCTCGCACAATCGCCATCGATCAGTTCAAACCAGTTTCTGAATCCGAATGGTGTGACTCTATGCCTATGGGTGCGTACAGTGTGTCCCGCAGTCGCCAAGTCAGAAGTTATAACAGCATTCCTGATGGAGAAGATTGTCATACTGTTCGTTCGGATCGTGGAGATGGAACCTTCTCTGAAAGTGAAAGTTGTACTACCAAATACAGACAAGAACCTGTGTATGATGACCATTGTAGTTACCGCATCGATAAATGGGCCTTTGATAGAAATGCTGTGGCCAAAGGATTTGGAACCACACAAGAACCCTATTGGCCCACTCCTCAAATTCGCGAATGTGCAAACACAAGTATTGGTTGTGAACGTTTAGGACCCAAGGAAGAAAAATATATAGTTCATTTCACAGAGTCTAGCGGAGAAACCAAAGGAGAAAAACATGACTGTGATTTTGATATGGCCAAATGGAAATCATTACCAGCCAAAGGGCTCTACCAAACTGAAAAAAGTGTCATTTTTAACTACATCACTTGCGACACCATACAGACGTTAGAAGGAAACGCAACAGAGGAATAA
- a CDS encoding LIMLP_15305 family protein, with protein sequence MDQTWLKTTLERFKNEQDPIRKFLKETKLFEEALANQEYEKTDFLIRKELGGILTSFKESFRKLEEGFVAKAQIQNIGKTNPATTLLDRIIMKVGSAGYGLNGLGAGVKATAEEMEKLLNHDFSMLEKVGNLQKEILDTLPGAFVTNPEAAIESFNKSLLDFETQFESRNSIFLK encoded by the coding sequence ATGGACCAAACTTGGTTAAAAACAACATTAGAACGTTTTAAGAACGAACAAGATCCCATTCGTAAGTTTTTAAAAGAAACCAAACTATTCGAAGAAGCTCTTGCCAACCAAGAGTATGAAAAAACCGATTTTCTCATTCGAAAAGAACTCGGAGGAATTCTTACCTCTTTTAAAGAAAGTTTTCGTAAACTAGAAGAAGGTTTTGTTGCGAAAGCACAAATCCAAAACATTGGAAAAACAAATCCTGCTACTACACTCCTCGATCGAATCATTATGAAAGTAGGTTCTGCTGGTTATGGACTGAATGGACTCGGCGCGGGAGTCAAAGCCACAGCAGAAGAAATGGAAAAATTACTCAACCATGACTTTTCGATGTTGGAAAAAGTGGGGAACTTACAAAAAGAAATTTTGGATACCCTTCCCGGTGCATTTGTGACTAACCCAGAAGCCGCAATTGAATCCTTCAACAAATCACTGTTAGATTTTGAAACACAATTTGAATCAAGAAACTCAATCTTTTTAAAATAA
- a CDS encoding SPFH domain-containing protein, with the protein MALIDRIKFEGSPNEIVWKYPSDEISTAGQLVVDENQEAIFFKEGKALDTFGPGTHTLKTGNIPILEALVNLPFGGKTPFTAEVYYVNKAIFAMKWGTNTPIPLEDPKYKIVLNIRAFGDYKFRIKDARSFLLNVVKGGNRTTNESIDEFLKPNIVRGIGDFISEVILNNNTSVVEINKFRDESSTAGKVKLAPEFEKYGIDLTEFNVSSVNFDQNDPNYQRIQKIITDKFEIDMLGDKYQQKKMFDIGQAAAENEGQGGGAMGAGMGMGMGMNMGQMMGNMMNQGGGQSGAAPAANDPAARIAKLKGLLDQGLINAEEFEAKKKEILSSL; encoded by the coding sequence ATGGCACTAATCGATAGAATTAAATTTGAAGGTAGTCCCAATGAAATCGTTTGGAAGTATCCATCTGATGAAATCAGTACCGCAGGGCAACTGGTGGTGGATGAAAACCAAGAAGCCATCTTTTTTAAAGAAGGTAAGGCATTGGATACTTTTGGTCCAGGAACTCATACTTTAAAAACGGGAAACATTCCCATCCTTGAAGCTCTCGTCAATCTTCCTTTTGGTGGAAAAACTCCATTTACAGCAGAAGTTTATTATGTAAACAAAGCAATCTTTGCGATGAAATGGGGAACCAATACTCCTATCCCTTTGGAAGATCCAAAATACAAAATTGTATTAAACATTCGTGCTTTTGGTGATTATAAATTTAGAATCAAAGATGCAAGATCCTTTTTACTGAATGTAGTGAAAGGTGGAAATCGAACTACCAACGAATCCATTGATGAATTTTTAAAACCAAATATAGTTCGTGGGATCGGTGATTTTATTTCGGAAGTTATTTTAAATAACAATACATCTGTTGTGGAGATCAATAAATTCAGAGATGAAAGTTCCACTGCTGGAAAAGTCAAACTGGCCCCTGAATTTGAAAAATATGGAATCGACTTAACAGAGTTTAACGTATCTTCGGTGAACTTTGACCAAAACGATCCCAACTACCAAAGAATCCAAAAAATCATTACCGATAAATTCGAAATCGATATGCTCGGCGATAAATACCAACAAAAGAAAATGTTTGATATTGGACAAGCTGCCGCAGAAAACGAAGGCCAAGGTGGTGGTGCGATGGGTGCCGGGATGGGCATGGGAATGGGGATGAACATGGGCCAAATGATGGGCAATATGATGAACCAAGGGGGAGGCCAAAGTGGTGCAGCTCCAGCAGCCAATGATCCGGCCGCAAGGATTGCCAAACTAAAAGGATTACTCGACCAGGGTCTCATCAACGCAGAAGAGTTTGAAGCAAAGAAAAAAGAAATCCTTTCTTCTTTGTAA